One segment of Candidatus Nitrospira nitrosa DNA contains the following:
- a CDS encoding type II toxin-antitoxin system RelE/ParE family toxin, translating into MARPDKPLAWLHGEVKSPPFSPAARLEAGALLRRLQQGERLGLPHSRPMPGLGQRCHELRIRDERVTWRIVYRADTDAIVIVEVFSKKTRATPFQVIESCQRRLAAYDQAAREETGR; encoded by the coding sequence ATGGCACGCCCCGATAAACCGTTGGCCTGGCTCCACGGAGAGGTCAAAAGCCCGCCCTTCTCTCCGGCCGCTCGTCTTGAGGCTGGTGCGCTGCTCCGTCGTTTGCAACAAGGAGAACGCCTGGGGCTCCCTCATTCGAGACCAATGCCTGGCTTGGGCCAGCGGTGCCATGAACTGAGAATCCGGGACGAACGGGTGACGTGGCGCATTGTCTATCGTGCAGATACCGATGCCATCGTGATCGTGGAGGTATTCAGCAAAAAAACGCGGGCGACGCCTTTTCAAGTGATCGAATCATGTCAGCGACGATTAGCCGCCTACGACCAGGCGGCGCGTGAGGAGACGGGACGATGA